In Cervus elaphus chromosome 5, mCerEla1.1, whole genome shotgun sequence, the following proteins share a genomic window:
- the LOC122693263 gene encoding collagen alpha-2(I) chain-like, translated as MRGGLQGRKRRAVLKQIPWALGDPLRSRHAVSPPPPPHSRAFFRKADSEACPTPSCSLRLWVRGAFLLDPSGQPIGSDVRYPRLREIPLAGGRGLDKGSGGGGRRLGREQDGEGEEGESGGVREGGLQGRVEAGAGPFRGGGAESPWRAAAAGPGAAGTRPPLRPAPLPPRGSCADRGRCCLLVFPEGSASVCASSAANVGKREPGSRRTCPDPGLDVQPEPQRSGGTRRPLALEPLSGTAGPRGSSARPLAGRRCGPWRWKTCPARGQEAPRASWRVGSAGCVAWEGGMGRGATGRAGSGFWGPPRQRRAREAALGAPPGRSLTRDPASDGGARREPVFPGPEGPPGAPRGIRAAGNPASCAQRTACVPVITR; from the exons ATGCGCGGCGGACTCCAGGGAAGAAAGCGACGGGCGGTTCTTAAGCAAATCCCCTGGGCCCTTGGGGACCCGCTCCGGAGCCGCCACGCGgtgtcacccccaccccctccgcaCTCCAGGGCATTTTTCCGGAAAGCGGATTCGGAG GCCTGCCCGACGCCGTCCTGCAGCTTACGACTCTGGGTCCGTGGCGCCTTCCTCCTCGACCCGTCCGGCCAGCCCATTGGCTCAGACGTGCGCTACCCGCGTCTCCGCGAGATCCCATTGGCCGGCGGCCGCGGCTTAGACAAagggagcggcggcggcgggcggcgaTTGGGCCGGGAACAGGATGGGGAAG GCGAGGAGGGGGAGAGCGGGGGTGTTCGAGAGGGAGGACTCCAAGGCCGGgtggaggcgggggcggggcccttccgcgggggcggggccgagAGCCCCTGGAGGGCGGCGGCCGCAGGGCCCGGGGCGGCGGGAACCCGCCCGCCCCTCCGCCCAGCACCCCTCCCGCCCCGGGGCTCCTGCGCGGACCGCGGCCGCTGCTGCCTCCTCGTCTTCCCCGAGGGTTCCGCGTCCGTCTGCGCTAGCTCGGCCGCGAACGTGGGAAAGCGGGAACCTGGGTCGAGAAGGACGTGCCCGGACCCAGGTCTGGACGTGCAACCCGAGCCGCAGCGTAGCGGCGGGACGCGCCGCCCCTTGGCCTTGGAGCCCCTCTCCGGGACTGCTGGGCCTCGGGGTTCCTCTGCGCGTCCGCTCGCAGGCAGGAGATGCGGGCCCTGGCGCTGGAAGACGTGTCCGGCGCGCGGACAGGAAGCTCCTCGCGCTTCCTGGAGAGTTGGCTCGGCGGGGTGCGTCgcctgggagggagggatgggccGTGGGGCGACCGGCCGGGCGGGGAGTGGCTTCTGGGGGCCCCCTCGCCAGCGGCGGGCCCGCGAGGCCGCCCTCGGAGCGCCGCCAG GTCGATCTCTGACCCGAGACCCAGCCTCCGACGGGGGAGCCAGGCGCGAGCCCGTGTTCCCGGGGCCTGAAGGGCCCCCGGGCGCTCCACGTGGCATCCGCGCGGCCGGGAACCCCGCATCCTGCGCTCAGAGGACGGCCTGCGTTCCG